The proteins below come from a single Felis catus isolate Fca126 chromosome A1, F.catus_Fca126_mat1.0, whole genome shotgun sequence genomic window:
- the ZNF879 gene encoding zinc finger protein 879 isoform X4, translated as MATRLLPAHVQESVTFRDVAVFFSQDEWLRLDSAQRTLYREVMLENYGTLVSLGILFSKPKVIFQLQQGEDPWMVENGVSQDPRVGWESLFETAVSEEDNQEVMNKLRGDGPFDFKLGKTYVNEDKLEKQQGKKNKPFRKVLVTIKNTYLREKSFMGIELGKNLSLKSSLIRKPRLVSRGRKPHSQQYSILFKQLGVNTVRKCYKCNICGKIFLHSSSLSKHQRIHTGEKLYKCKECRKAFSQSSSLTQHLRVHTGEKPYICSECGKAFSFTTSLIGHQRMHTGERPYKCNECGKTFKGSSSLNNHQRIHTGEKPYKCNECGRAFSQCSSLIQHHRIHTGEKPYECSQCGKAFTSISRLSRHHRIHTGEKPFNCNECGKVFSYHSALIIHQRIHTGEKPYACKECGKAFSQSSALIQHQRIHTGEKPYKCNECGKAFSWISRLNIHNRIHTGEKPYNCKECGKAFSSHSAVNTHRKIHTGEKPYKCNDCEKAFNQSSALIQHQRIHTGEKPFNCKVCGKAFRQSSSLMTHMRIHTGEKPYKCKECGKAFSQSSSLTNHQRTHTGEKL; from the exons GAATTCTCTTTTCCAAACCAAAGGTTATCTTCCAGTTACAGCAAGGGGAAGACCCCTGGATGGTGGAAAATGGAGTTTCTCAAGACCCACGTGTAG gatGGGAGAGCTTGTTTGAAACTGCAGTTTCTGAAGAAGACAATCAGGAAGTAATGAATAAACTCCGAGGTGACGGTCCTTTTGACTTCAAGTTGGGGAAAACCTACGTAAACGAGGACAAGCTAGAGAAGCAGCAAGGCAAAAAGAACAAACCTTTCAGGAAAGTTTTAGTTACTATCAAGAATACATACCTGAGGGAGAAGAGCTTTATGGGTATTGAGCTAGGGAAAAATCTCAGTCTAAAGTCATCCCTTATTAGAAAACCCAGACTCGTTTCCAGGGGAAGGAAACCCCATTCACAGCAGTATTCCATTCTGTTTAAACAACTGGGAGTCAACACGGTTCGCAAATGTTACAAATGTAACATCTGTGGGAAAATCTTCCTCCACAGTTCTTCCCTGAGTAAACACCAGAgaatccacactggagagaagctCTATAAATGCAAGGAATGTCGTAAAGCTTTCAGCCAAAGCTCGTCTCTCACTCAGCACCTTAGagttcacacaggagagaaaccttacatATGCAgcgaatgtgggaaagccttcagtttCACCACCTCTCTTATTGGACATCAGAGAATGCACACTGGAGAGAGACCCTATAAATGCAATGAGTGTGGCAAGACATTTAAAGGAAGTTCATCCCTGAATAATCACCAACGGATTCATACTGGAGAAAAGCcctataaatgtaatgaatgtgggagaGCCTTTAGCCAGTGCTCCTCTCTGATTCAGCATCACAggattcacactggagagaaaccttatgaatgtagtcagtgtgggaaagcctttaccTCAATATCGCGGCTAAGTAGACACCatagaattcatactggagagaaaccctttAATTGTAACGAGTGTGGGAAAGTATTCAGTTACCACTCAGCTCTTATTatacatcagagaattcacactggtGAGAAACCTTATGCatgtaaagaatgtgggaaagccttcagccaGAGCTCTGCTCTGATACAGcatcaaagaattcatacagGAGAAAAACCCTACAAATGCAACGAATGTGGGAAGGCTTTCTCCTGGATTTCACGGCTTAATATACACAACAGAATCCATACCGGAGAGAAACCGTACAACTGtaaagaatgtggaaaagccttcagtTCCCACTCAGCAGTTAACACTCATCGAaaaattcatactggagagaaaccttataaatGTAATGACTGTGAAAAAGCCTTCAACCAAAGCTCAGCTCTCATTCAGcaccagagaattcatactggagagaaaccattTAACTGTAAAgtatgtgggaaagccttcagacAGAGTTCCTCCCTCATGACACACATGAGGATTCATACAGGAGAGAAGccttataaatgtaaagaatgtggtaaGGCTTTTAGTCAGAGCTCATCCCTTACCAATCACCAGAGgactcacactggagagaaactaTAA
- the ZNF879 gene encoding zinc finger protein 879 isoform X7 — MVENGVSQDPRVGWESLFETAVSEEDNQEVMNKLRGDGPFDFKLGKTYVNEDKLEKQQGKKNKPFRKVLVTIKNTYLREKSFMGIELGKNLSLKSSLIRKPRLVSRGRKPHSQQYSILFKQLGVNTVRKCYKCNICGKIFLHSSSLSKHQRIHTGEKLYKCKECRKAFSQSSSLTQHLRVHTGEKPYICSECGKAFSFTTSLIGHQRMHTGERPYKCNECGKTFKGSSSLNNHQRIHTGEKPYKCNECGRAFSQCSSLIQHHRIHTGEKPYECSQCGKAFTSISRLSRHHRIHTGEKPFNCNECGKVFSYHSALIIHQRIHTGEKPYACKECGKAFSQSSALIQHQRIHTGEKPYKCNECGKAFSWISRLNIHNRIHTGEKPYNCKECGKAFSSHSAVNTHRKIHTGEKPYKCNDCEKAFNQSSALIQHQRIHTGEKPFNCKVCGKAFRQSSSLMTHMRIHTGEKPYKCKECGKAFSQSSSLTNHQRTHTGEKL, encoded by the exons ATGGTGGAAAATGGAGTTTCTCAAGACCCACGTGTAG gatGGGAGAGCTTGTTTGAAACTGCAGTTTCTGAAGAAGACAATCAGGAAGTAATGAATAAACTCCGAGGTGACGGTCCTTTTGACTTCAAGTTGGGGAAAACCTACGTAAACGAGGACAAGCTAGAGAAGCAGCAAGGCAAAAAGAACAAACCTTTCAGGAAAGTTTTAGTTACTATCAAGAATACATACCTGAGGGAGAAGAGCTTTATGGGTATTGAGCTAGGGAAAAATCTCAGTCTAAAGTCATCCCTTATTAGAAAACCCAGACTCGTTTCCAGGGGAAGGAAACCCCATTCACAGCAGTATTCCATTCTGTTTAAACAACTGGGAGTCAACACGGTTCGCAAATGTTACAAATGTAACATCTGTGGGAAAATCTTCCTCCACAGTTCTTCCCTGAGTAAACACCAGAgaatccacactggagagaagctCTATAAATGCAAGGAATGTCGTAAAGCTTTCAGCCAAAGCTCGTCTCTCACTCAGCACCTTAGagttcacacaggagagaaaccttacatATGCAgcgaatgtgggaaagccttcagtttCACCACCTCTCTTATTGGACATCAGAGAATGCACACTGGAGAGAGACCCTATAAATGCAATGAGTGTGGCAAGACATTTAAAGGAAGTTCATCCCTGAATAATCACCAACGGATTCATACTGGAGAAAAGCcctataaatgtaatgaatgtgggagaGCCTTTAGCCAGTGCTCCTCTCTGATTCAGCATCACAggattcacactggagagaaaccttatgaatgtagtcagtgtgggaaagcctttaccTCAATATCGCGGCTAAGTAGACACCatagaattcatactggagagaaaccctttAATTGTAACGAGTGTGGGAAAGTATTCAGTTACCACTCAGCTCTTATTatacatcagagaattcacactggtGAGAAACCTTATGCatgtaaagaatgtgggaaagccttcagccaGAGCTCTGCTCTGATACAGcatcaaagaattcatacagGAGAAAAACCCTACAAATGCAACGAATGTGGGAAGGCTTTCTCCTGGATTTCACGGCTTAATATACACAACAGAATCCATACCGGAGAGAAACCGTACAACTGtaaagaatgtggaaaagccttcagtTCCCACTCAGCAGTTAACACTCATCGAaaaattcatactggagagaaaccttataaatGTAATGACTGTGAAAAAGCCTTCAACCAAAGCTCAGCTCTCATTCAGcaccagagaattcatactggagagaaaccattTAACTGTAAAgtatgtgggaaagccttcagacAGAGTTCCTCCCTCATGACACACATGAGGATTCATACAGGAGAGAAGccttataaatgtaaagaatgtggtaaGGCTTTTAGTCAGAGCTCATCCCTTACCAATCACCAGAGgactcacactggagagaaactaTAA
- the ZNF879 gene encoding zinc finger protein 879 isoform X5, which translates to MLENYGTLVSLGILFSKPKVIFQLQQGEDPWMVENGVSQDPRVGWESLFETAVSEEDNQEVMNKLRGDGPFDFKLGKTYVNEDKLEKQQGKKNKPFRKVLVTIKNTYLREKSFMGIELGKNLSLKSSLIRKPRLVSRGRKPHSQQYSILFKQLGVNTVRKCYKCNICGKIFLHSSSLSKHQRIHTGEKLYKCKECRKAFSQSSSLTQHLRVHTGEKPYICSECGKAFSFTTSLIGHQRMHTGERPYKCNECGKTFKGSSSLNNHQRIHTGEKPYKCNECGRAFSQCSSLIQHHRIHTGEKPYECSQCGKAFTSISRLSRHHRIHTGEKPFNCNECGKVFSYHSALIIHQRIHTGEKPYACKECGKAFSQSSALIQHQRIHTGEKPYKCNECGKAFSWISRLNIHNRIHTGEKPYNCKECGKAFSSHSAVNTHRKIHTGEKPYKCNDCEKAFNQSSALIQHQRIHTGEKPFNCKVCGKAFRQSSSLMTHMRIHTGEKPYKCKECGKAFSQSSSLTNHQRTHTGEKL; encoded by the exons GAATTCTCTTTTCCAAACCAAAGGTTATCTTCCAGTTACAGCAAGGGGAAGACCCCTGGATGGTGGAAAATGGAGTTTCTCAAGACCCACGTGTAG gatGGGAGAGCTTGTTTGAAACTGCAGTTTCTGAAGAAGACAATCAGGAAGTAATGAATAAACTCCGAGGTGACGGTCCTTTTGACTTCAAGTTGGGGAAAACCTACGTAAACGAGGACAAGCTAGAGAAGCAGCAAGGCAAAAAGAACAAACCTTTCAGGAAAGTTTTAGTTACTATCAAGAATACATACCTGAGGGAGAAGAGCTTTATGGGTATTGAGCTAGGGAAAAATCTCAGTCTAAAGTCATCCCTTATTAGAAAACCCAGACTCGTTTCCAGGGGAAGGAAACCCCATTCACAGCAGTATTCCATTCTGTTTAAACAACTGGGAGTCAACACGGTTCGCAAATGTTACAAATGTAACATCTGTGGGAAAATCTTCCTCCACAGTTCTTCCCTGAGTAAACACCAGAgaatccacactggagagaagctCTATAAATGCAAGGAATGTCGTAAAGCTTTCAGCCAAAGCTCGTCTCTCACTCAGCACCTTAGagttcacacaggagagaaaccttacatATGCAgcgaatgtgggaaagccttcagtttCACCACCTCTCTTATTGGACATCAGAGAATGCACACTGGAGAGAGACCCTATAAATGCAATGAGTGTGGCAAGACATTTAAAGGAAGTTCATCCCTGAATAATCACCAACGGATTCATACTGGAGAAAAGCcctataaatgtaatgaatgtgggagaGCCTTTAGCCAGTGCTCCTCTCTGATTCAGCATCACAggattcacactggagagaaaccttatgaatgtagtcagtgtgggaaagcctttaccTCAATATCGCGGCTAAGTAGACACCatagaattcatactggagagaaaccctttAATTGTAACGAGTGTGGGAAAGTATTCAGTTACCACTCAGCTCTTATTatacatcagagaattcacactggtGAGAAACCTTATGCatgtaaagaatgtgggaaagccttcagccaGAGCTCTGCTCTGATACAGcatcaaagaattcatacagGAGAAAAACCCTACAAATGCAACGAATGTGGGAAGGCTTTCTCCTGGATTTCACGGCTTAATATACACAACAGAATCCATACCGGAGAGAAACCGTACAACTGtaaagaatgtggaaaagccttcagtTCCCACTCAGCAGTTAACACTCATCGAaaaattcatactggagagaaaccttataaatGTAATGACTGTGAAAAAGCCTTCAACCAAAGCTCAGCTCTCATTCAGcaccagagaattcatactggagagaaaccattTAACTGTAAAgtatgtgggaaagccttcagacAGAGTTCCTCCCTCATGACACACATGAGGATTCATACAGGAGAGAAGccttataaatgtaaagaatgtggtaaGGCTTTTAGTCAGAGCTCATCCCTTACCAATCACCAGAGgactcacactggagagaaactaTAA
- the ZNF879 gene encoding zinc finger protein 879 isoform X6, protein MYPVIPILIFAWWALSKYSLGWESLFETAVSEEDNQEVMNKLRGDGPFDFKLGKTYVNEDKLEKQQGKKNKPFRKVLVTIKNTYLREKSFMGIELGKNLSLKSSLIRKPRLVSRGRKPHSQQYSILFKQLGVNTVRKCYKCNICGKIFLHSSSLSKHQRIHTGEKLYKCKECRKAFSQSSSLTQHLRVHTGEKPYICSECGKAFSFTTSLIGHQRMHTGERPYKCNECGKTFKGSSSLNNHQRIHTGEKPYKCNECGRAFSQCSSLIQHHRIHTGEKPYECSQCGKAFTSISRLSRHHRIHTGEKPFNCNECGKVFSYHSALIIHQRIHTGEKPYACKECGKAFSQSSALIQHQRIHTGEKPYKCNECGKAFSWISRLNIHNRIHTGEKPYNCKECGKAFSSHSAVNTHRKIHTGEKPYKCNDCEKAFNQSSALIQHQRIHTGEKPFNCKVCGKAFRQSSSLMTHMRIHTGEKPYKCKECGKAFSQSSSLTNHQRTHTGEKL, encoded by the exons ATGTACCCCGTAATCCCGATCTTGATCTTTGCATGGTGGGCACTAAGTAAATACTCCTTGG gatGGGAGAGCTTGTTTGAAACTGCAGTTTCTGAAGAAGACAATCAGGAAGTAATGAATAAACTCCGAGGTGACGGTCCTTTTGACTTCAAGTTGGGGAAAACCTACGTAAACGAGGACAAGCTAGAGAAGCAGCAAGGCAAAAAGAACAAACCTTTCAGGAAAGTTTTAGTTACTATCAAGAATACATACCTGAGGGAGAAGAGCTTTATGGGTATTGAGCTAGGGAAAAATCTCAGTCTAAAGTCATCCCTTATTAGAAAACCCAGACTCGTTTCCAGGGGAAGGAAACCCCATTCACAGCAGTATTCCATTCTGTTTAAACAACTGGGAGTCAACACGGTTCGCAAATGTTACAAATGTAACATCTGTGGGAAAATCTTCCTCCACAGTTCTTCCCTGAGTAAACACCAGAgaatccacactggagagaagctCTATAAATGCAAGGAATGTCGTAAAGCTTTCAGCCAAAGCTCGTCTCTCACTCAGCACCTTAGagttcacacaggagagaaaccttacatATGCAgcgaatgtgggaaagccttcagtttCACCACCTCTCTTATTGGACATCAGAGAATGCACACTGGAGAGAGACCCTATAAATGCAATGAGTGTGGCAAGACATTTAAAGGAAGTTCATCCCTGAATAATCACCAACGGATTCATACTGGAGAAAAGCcctataaatgtaatgaatgtgggagaGCCTTTAGCCAGTGCTCCTCTCTGATTCAGCATCACAggattcacactggagagaaaccttatgaatgtagtcagtgtgggaaagcctttaccTCAATATCGCGGCTAAGTAGACACCatagaattcatactggagagaaaccctttAATTGTAACGAGTGTGGGAAAGTATTCAGTTACCACTCAGCTCTTATTatacatcagagaattcacactggtGAGAAACCTTATGCatgtaaagaatgtgggaaagccttcagccaGAGCTCTGCTCTGATACAGcatcaaagaattcatacagGAGAAAAACCCTACAAATGCAACGAATGTGGGAAGGCTTTCTCCTGGATTTCACGGCTTAATATACACAACAGAATCCATACCGGAGAGAAACCGTACAACTGtaaagaatgtggaaaagccttcagtTCCCACTCAGCAGTTAACACTCATCGAaaaattcatactggagagaaaccttataaatGTAATGACTGTGAAAAAGCCTTCAACCAAAGCTCAGCTCTCATTCAGcaccagagaattcatactggagagaaaccattTAACTGTAAAgtatgtgggaaagccttcagacAGAGTTCCTCCCTCATGACACACATGAGGATTCATACAGGAGAGAAGccttataaatgtaaagaatgtggtaaGGCTTTTAGTCAGAGCTCATCCCTTACCAATCACCAGAGgactcacactggagagaaactaTAA